One window of the Terriglobales bacterium genome contains the following:
- a CDS encoding tetratricopeptide repeat protein, whose protein sequence is MRAALLIISFLAATLGAQAGEPCDAACKQAKKDARQAEKSFRKGQGLAEKGQTRQALAALDEAARLQPSNAAYVTAREVVRLALAQEHIARGQERLEAGELQEAITEFRTALELDPGNEVARARLRQAELAGAGAEAGDPTAALLRKYSALKIVSDSRAVTLQPRPGRRDFHFRGTARNLLNRVGAEFGLTVALDDSVPSTVVRFDLEQADFAAAIDLACRVTRTFWVPLAAGQILMARDTPENRRQFQPVVLRTFELPDATTPGELNELVTVLRSVLEIRAVSVNASAGLITVRAPQSQVEAATRFLEDLLAGPAQVMLDVKVFEIDRRVTRELGLDLPLQFRIFNVPTEARQLLQAAGGQSLIDQLIASGGLNQVDPAAVAAVLAQLRGGTVLTQSFAAFGGGITLTGITFPQATLNVLFNESNVRMLEHASLRTAHGKETVLRIGQRFPILTASFSPILNSPALARVIQNQSFQPAFPSFNYEDLGLNIKATPFVLGKEDVTLKLEVELKALSGQSLNSVPILSNRLYTGSVTVRRGETAVVSGIVSQSEQKAFSRLPGLGHLPFIGRPFVNENLEKTDNQFLVLVTPYIVRLPQAEMVAAP, encoded by the coding sequence ATGCGGGCAGCACTGCTCATCATCTCGTTCTTGGCCGCGACGCTTGGCGCGCAGGCGGGAGAGCCCTGCGACGCAGCCTGCAAACAGGCGAAGAAAGACGCTCGCCAGGCGGAAAAGAGTTTTCGCAAAGGGCAAGGACTGGCGGAAAAGGGCCAGACCAGGCAAGCGCTTGCGGCGTTGGATGAAGCAGCACGGCTTCAGCCTTCCAACGCCGCCTACGTCACGGCGCGTGAGGTGGTGCGGCTGGCGCTGGCGCAGGAGCACATCGCGCGCGGCCAGGAACGGCTGGAGGCGGGCGAGTTGCAGGAGGCCATCACGGAATTCCGCACCGCTCTCGAACTCGACCCCGGCAACGAGGTGGCGCGCGCCCGGCTGCGCCAGGCGGAGCTTGCGGGAGCCGGCGCCGAAGCCGGCGATCCCACCGCCGCTCTGCTGCGCAAGTATTCGGCGCTCAAGATCGTTTCCGACTCGCGGGCCGTCACCCTGCAGCCGCGCCCGGGACGGCGCGACTTCCACTTCCGCGGGACGGCGCGCAACCTGCTGAACCGGGTGGGCGCCGAATTCGGCCTCACCGTGGCGCTGGATGACTCCGTGCCCTCCACCGTGGTGCGCTTCGACCTGGAGCAGGCGGATTTCGCCGCCGCCATCGACCTGGCCTGCCGCGTGACCCGGACGTTCTGGGTGCCGCTGGCCGCCGGCCAGATCCTGATGGCGCGCGACACGCCGGAGAACCGGCGGCAGTTCCAGCCCGTGGTGCTGCGCACCTTCGAGCTGCCCGATGCGACGACCCCGGGGGAATTGAACGAGCTGGTCACCGTGCTGCGCTCGGTGCTGGAGATCCGCGCCGTCTCGGTGAACGCGTCCGCCGGCCTGATCACGGTGCGCGCGCCGCAGTCGCAGGTGGAGGCGGCTACGCGCTTTCTCGAAGATCTGCTCGCCGGACCGGCGCAGGTCATGCTGGATGTGAAAGTCTTCGAAATCGACCGCAGGGTGACCCGCGAGCTGGGCCTGGACCTGCCGCTGCAGTTCCGCATCTTCAACGTGCCCACTGAAGCCCGGCAACTGCTGCAAGCGGCGGGCGGGCAGAGCCTGATCGATCAGCTCATCGCCTCCGGCGGCCTGAACCAGGTGGACCCGGCGGCGGTGGCGGCGGTACTGGCCCAGTTGCGGGGAGGCACGGTGCTGACCCAGAGTTTCGCGGCCTTCGGCGGCGGCATCACGCTCACCGGCATCACCTTTCCACAGGCGACCCTCAACGTGCTGTTCAACGAATCCAACGTGCGCATGCTGGAGCACGCCAGCCTGCGCACCGCCCACGGCAAGGAGACGGTGCTGCGCATCGGCCAGCGCTTCCCCATCCTGACCGCCAGCTTCAGCCCCATCCTCAACAGTCCGGCGCTCGCCCGGGTCATCCAGAACCAGAGCTTCCAGCCGGCCTTCCCCTCGTTCAACTACGAAGACCTTGGACTCAACATCAAGGCCACGCCCTTCGTGCTGGGCAAGGAGGACGTGACCCTGAAGCTGGAGGTGGAACTCAAAGCACTGAGCGGCCAGTCGCTGAACAGCGTCCCCATCCTGAGCAACCGGCTGTACACCGGCAGCGTCACCGTGCGGCGGGGCGAGACGGCCGTCGTATCGGGCATCGTGAGCCAATCGGAGCAGAAAGCGTTCAGCCGCCTGCCCGGGCTGGGCCACTTGCCATTCATCGGGCGCCCGTTCGTCAACGAGAACCTGGAGAAGACGGATAACCAGTTCCTCGTACTGGTGACCCCTTACATCGTCCGGTTGCCGCAGGCGGAGATGGTAGCGGCACCGTAA
- a CDS encoding TIGR00282 family metallophosphoesterase, with amino-acid sequence MRILFIGDIFGRPGRGIVRDHLADQVAQRKVDLVIANAENAAAGFGVTPSIAEELLALGIDVLTTGNHVWDKREIVEYLQSADGNATSAARRVLRPANYPAGTPGFGIYEGATKGGVAYAVLNLQGRVFMVDNDDPFRVADQLLKSVRAKVVVVDMHAEATSEKIAMGWYLDGRVTAVIGTHTHVPTADERVLPRGTAYLTDVGMTGPYDSVIGVEKQQVLQRFLTSMPARFEPARGDVRLCAALIECDPASGRASAIERVVLRGEK; translated from the coding sequence ATGCGCATTCTGTTCATCGGCGACATCTTCGGGCGGCCGGGGCGGGGCATCGTGCGCGACCACCTGGCCGACCAGGTGGCGCAGCGCAAGGTCGACCTGGTGATCGCCAACGCGGAAAACGCGGCCGCGGGCTTCGGCGTGACCCCTTCGATCGCCGAAGAGCTGCTGGCGCTGGGCATCGACGTGCTCACCACCGGCAACCACGTCTGGGACAAGCGCGAGATCGTGGAATACCTGCAGTCGGCCGATGGCAACGCCACCAGCGCGGCCCGCCGCGTGCTGCGTCCGGCGAACTATCCCGCCGGCACGCCCGGATTCGGCATCTACGAGGGCGCGACCAAGGGCGGCGTCGCCTACGCCGTCCTGAACCTGCAGGGCCGGGTGTTCATGGTGGACAACGACGACCCATTCCGCGTCGCCGACCAGTTGCTGAAGAGCGTCCGGGCCAAGGTGGTGGTGGTGGACATGCACGCGGAAGCCACGTCGGAAAAAATCGCCATGGGCTGGTACCTGGACGGGCGCGTGACCGCGGTCATCGGTACACACACCCACGTGCCCACAGCGGATGAGCGCGTGCTCCCGCGCGGCACCGCCTACCTGACCGACGTGGGGATGACCGGCCCTTACGACAGCGTGATCGGCGTGGAGAAACAGCAGGTGCTGCAGCGCTTCCTCACCAGCATGCCGGCGCGCTTTGAGCCGGCGCGCGGCGACGTGCGCCTGTGCGCTGCGCTCATCGAGTGCGACCCGGCGAGCGGACGGGCGAGCGCGATCGAACGAGTGGTCTTGAGAGGGGAGAAGTAA